A single region of the Halorubrum depositum genome encodes:
- a CDS encoding PspA/IM30 family protein, which translates to MGILSRASYVIRSKVNALLNRAEDPTESLDYSYEQMRDELQDVKQGIADLTTQKKRLEIQKRKLEENVEKHNRQAREAVQQDRDDLARKALEKKKSKMTQIEELEGQIAKLNDTQDQLVEKKNKLQNRIEEFRTKKETMKARYEAAEASSRVSEAMTGVGDEMEDVSRSIERAEERTEEMEARAEAMDELEESGAFEDALSDKDSIDRELESLSTDSEVDAELETLKGELGKGEPASDDADASTDEEIDAELADIESEMDEEDLEADLDGDADEEVDVELEESEVDADEPRN; encoded by the coding sequence ATGGGAATCCTCTCGCGCGCCTCCTACGTCATCCGCTCGAAGGTGAACGCCCTCCTGAACCGGGCGGAGGATCCGACGGAGTCGCTCGACTACTCGTACGAACAGATGCGCGACGAGCTCCAGGACGTCAAACAGGGGATCGCCGACCTGACGACCCAGAAGAAGCGCCTGGAGATCCAGAAGCGCAAGCTCGAGGAGAACGTCGAGAAGCACAACCGACAGGCCCGCGAGGCGGTCCAGCAGGACCGCGACGACCTCGCGCGGAAGGCCCTCGAGAAGAAGAAGTCGAAGATGACCCAGATCGAGGAGCTGGAGGGGCAGATCGCGAAGCTGAACGACACCCAAGATCAGCTCGTCGAGAAGAAGAACAAGCTCCAGAACCGCATCGAGGAGTTCCGCACGAAGAAGGAGACGATGAAGGCCCGCTACGAGGCCGCGGAGGCGTCCTCTCGCGTCTCGGAGGCGATGACCGGCGTCGGCGACGAGATGGAGGACGTGAGCCGGTCGATCGAGCGCGCCGAGGAGCGCACCGAGGAGATGGAGGCGCGCGCGGAGGCGATGGACGAGCTGGAGGAGTCCGGCGCCTTCGAGGACGCGCTCTCCGACAAGGACAGCATCGACCGCGAGCTGGAGAGCCTCTCGACGGACAGCGAGGTCGACGCCGAGCTGGAGACGCTCAAGGGCGAGCTCGGGAAGGGCGAACCCGCGAGCGACGACGCCGACGCCAGCACCGACGAGGAGATCGACGCGGAGCTCGCCGACATCGAGAGCGAGATGGACGAGGAGGACCTCGAGGCCGACCTCGATGGTGACGCCGACGAGGAGGTTGACGTAGAGCTAGAGGAGTCCGAGGTCGACGCGGACGAGCCGCGGAACTGA
- a CDS encoding type IV pilin: MRAFRSDERGFTPIAGTGLLVGVVVLLLAIVGAAMFGLIDGVAPPDAEFQVERDGGDLVVVAAGPEPVPAEELYVRGEDPDGEVEFGAWPGDGVVEPGDRVVVPNATGNEQFDVVWEPVAFDTRETLGSYDGEDSAISEWAEEGGAGADPLGGGGGGF, translated from the coding sequence ATGCGCGCCTTCCGGAGCGACGAACGGGGGTTCACCCCGATAGCCGGCACGGGGCTGCTCGTCGGCGTCGTCGTCCTCCTGCTGGCGATCGTGGGTGCCGCGATGTTCGGCCTGATCGACGGGGTCGCGCCGCCGGACGCGGAGTTCCAGGTCGAGCGGGATGGCGGCGACCTCGTCGTCGTCGCCGCCGGCCCCGAGCCCGTCCCGGCCGAGGAGCTGTACGTCCGCGGCGAGGACCCCGACGGCGAGGTCGAGTTCGGCGCGTGGCCCGGCGACGGGGTCGTCGAGCCCGGCGACCGCGTGGTCGTCCCGAACGCGACCGGGAACGAGCAGTTCGACGTGGTGTGGGAGCCGGTGGCGTTCGACACCCGCGAGACGCTCGGCAGCTACGACGGCGAGGATTCGGCGATAAGCGAGTGGGCCGAGGAGGGCGGGGCCGGCGCGGACCCGCTCGGCGGCGGTGGCGGCGGGTTCTGA
- a CDS encoding Gfo/Idh/MocA family protein — protein MTREPLKIGVLGYRFMGKAHANALARLPMFFPDAPAVERHTLVGRDEEALAEAAERFGFAHTATDWEDALDEVDVFYNLGPNHVHAEPSIAALEAGVPVLCEKPLAPTLDEAAAMRDAAADADVPAGTAFNYRFVPAIRYAKGLIEDGELGEIRQIRGRYLQDWLADPDAPWAWRMDSEMAGSGALGDLGAHTIDLADFLVGDEVGGIDRLSGHLKTFVDERPVYEDGEGGNDGGERDVAEYRDVTVDDAYSAQVAYESGAIGTFEASRFATGHKNDHAVEVHGSKGSLKFSLERLNELEVLREGDRGYQTVLVTDETDPYVDRWWPPGHVIGWEHTFVHENYEFLSAVAEGGEFSPSFAEGYEVQKTLDAIERSDERGEWVSVE, from the coding sequence ATGACACGAGAGCCACTCAAGATCGGCGTGCTGGGGTATCGGTTCATGGGCAAGGCGCACGCGAACGCGCTGGCGAGACTCCCGATGTTCTTCCCGGACGCGCCCGCGGTCGAGCGACATACGCTCGTCGGGCGCGACGAGGAGGCGCTCGCCGAGGCCGCGGAGCGGTTCGGCTTCGCGCACACCGCGACCGACTGGGAGGACGCCCTCGACGAGGTGGACGTCTTCTACAACCTCGGGCCGAACCACGTCCACGCGGAGCCGTCGATCGCGGCCCTCGAGGCGGGCGTCCCGGTCCTCTGCGAGAAGCCGCTCGCGCCGACGCTGGACGAGGCGGCGGCCATGCGCGACGCCGCCGCCGACGCCGACGTCCCCGCGGGGACCGCGTTCAACTATCGATTCGTCCCGGCGATCCGCTACGCGAAGGGCCTGATCGAGGACGGCGAACTCGGCGAGATCCGACAGATCCGCGGGCGATACCTCCAGGACTGGCTCGCGGACCCCGACGCGCCGTGGGCGTGGCGGATGGACTCCGAGATGGCGGGCTCCGGCGCGCTCGGTGACCTCGGCGCGCACACGATCGACCTCGCCGACTTCCTCGTCGGCGACGAGGTCGGCGGGATCGACCGGCTCTCCGGCCACCTGAAGACGTTCGTCGACGAGCGGCCCGTCTACGAGGACGGCGAGGGCGGGAACGACGGCGGTGAGCGCGACGTGGCGGAGTACCGCGACGTGACCGTCGACGACGCCTACTCCGCGCAGGTCGCCTACGAGTCGGGGGCGATCGGGACGTTCGAGGCGAGCCGGTTCGCGACCGGCCATAAGAACGACCACGCGGTCGAGGTCCACGGCTCGAAGGGGAGCCTGAAGTTCTCCTTGGAGCGGCTCAACGAGCTGGAGGTGCTCCGCGAGGGCGACCGCGGCTACCAGACGGTGCTCGTCACCGACGAGACGGACCCGTACGTCGACCGGTGGTGGCCCCCCGGACACGTCATCGGGTGGGAGCACACCTTCGTCCACGAGAACTACGAGTTCCTCTCGGCGGTCGCCGAGGGCGGCGAGTTCTCCCCGTCGTTCGCGGAGGGGTACGAGGTCCAGAAGACGCTCGACGCGATCGAGCGCTCCGACGAGCGCGGCGAGTGGGTGTCGGTGGAGTAG
- a CDS encoding sugar phosphate isomerase/epimerase family protein: MDIGVLTVPLGGESIEDAAAYLDSIGVNAVELGVGGWPGEDHVDREAHLADEGAREELLGLLDEHGLRVSALATHNNPLHPDEERAAEADRELREAIELADLLGVGTVTCFSGLPAGAPGDSTPNWVTAPWPSEHADAHEYQWDEVAIPYWEDLAQHAEHHGVDVAIEMHPNMLVYEPTGMLALREATNERIGANFDPSHLYWQGIDVTEAIRFLGDHDAIHHFHAKDTKVYDSMARVKGVLDTTSYTEEPDRSWLFRSIGYGHDEGHWKDVVSTLRMVGYEGALSIEHEDSLTSSREGLEKAVDVLDRAVFETRPGDAYWAE; the protein is encoded by the coding sequence ATGGACATCGGCGTACTGACCGTTCCGTTGGGCGGTGAATCGATCGAGGACGCGGCCGCGTATCTCGACTCCATCGGGGTCAACGCGGTCGAACTGGGCGTCGGGGGGTGGCCGGGCGAGGACCACGTCGACCGCGAGGCCCACCTCGCAGACGAGGGCGCGCGCGAGGAGCTGCTCGGGCTCCTCGACGAGCACGGCCTCCGGGTCTCGGCGCTGGCGACCCACAACAACCCGCTCCATCCCGACGAGGAGCGGGCGGCCGAGGCCGACCGCGAGCTCCGGGAGGCGATCGAGCTGGCCGACCTGCTGGGCGTCGGCACCGTCACCTGCTTCTCCGGACTCCCCGCGGGCGCGCCCGGCGACTCGACGCCGAACTGGGTCACGGCGCCGTGGCCGAGCGAGCACGCCGACGCCCACGAGTACCAGTGGGACGAGGTCGCGATCCCGTACTGGGAGGACCTCGCGCAGCACGCCGAGCATCACGGGGTCGACGTCGCCATCGAGATGCACCCGAACATGCTCGTCTACGAGCCGACCGGGATGCTCGCGCTGCGCGAGGCGACGAACGAGCGGATCGGCGCCAACTTCGACCCGTCGCACCTCTACTGGCAGGGGATCGACGTGACGGAGGCGATCCGCTTTCTGGGCGATCACGACGCGATCCACCACTTCCACGCGAAGGACACGAAGGTGTACGACTCCATGGCTCGCGTGAAGGGCGTGCTCGACACGACGAGCTACACCGAGGAACCCGACCGCTCGTGGCTGTTCCGCTCGATCGGCTACGGCCACGACGAGGGCCACTGGAAGGACGTCGTCTCGACGCTCCGGATGGTCGGCTACGAGGGCGCGCTCTCGATCGAACACGAGGACTCGCTCACCTCCTCGCGCGAGGGGTTAGAGAAGGCGGTCGACGTGCTCGACCGCGCCGTCTTCGAGACGCGACCGGGCGACGCCTACTGGGCGGAGTAA
- a CDS encoding YIP1 family protein: MTHWTEDPVGGRARGPRGLARAWVEALVRPRRLFANGVAPGDQAPALTFAVAVAGAFALGWMVADPAAVPGVVASVPVSAFVAFLVVIALAAPVGLHLTAAVATVSVILASVEIDGGLSLRDRGGVSETVQVVAYASSPMALAGPPVPALRIACGAYAAALLLIGFRVVHGTSWPRTLVAAIPPALLGYGVGYRVIASARTLFA; this comes from the coding sequence GTGACACACTGGACCGAGGACCCGGTCGGCGGGCGAGCGCGGGGACCGCGCGGGCTCGCTCGCGCCTGGGTCGAGGCCCTCGTCCGGCCGCGTCGCCTCTTCGCGAACGGCGTGGCGCCCGGCGACCAGGCGCCCGCGCTGACGTTCGCCGTCGCCGTCGCCGGCGCGTTCGCGCTCGGCTGGATGGTCGCGGACCCCGCCGCAGTCCCCGGAGTGGTCGCCTCGGTGCCGGTCTCCGCGTTCGTCGCCTTCCTCGTCGTGATCGCGCTCGCGGCCCCGGTCGGGCTCCACCTGACCGCGGCTGTCGCGACGGTGAGCGTCATCCTCGCCAGCGTCGAGATCGACGGCGGGCTCTCGCTACGGGACCGCGGCGGGGTCAGCGAGACCGTGCAGGTCGTCGCGTACGCCAGTTCGCCGATGGCGCTCGCCGGGCCGCCGGTCCCGGCGCTGCGGATCGCCTGCGGCGCGTACGCGGCGGCCCTGCTGCTGATCGGCTTCCGGGTCGTCCACGGGACCTCGTGGCCGCGCACGCTCGTCGCCGCGATCCCGCCCGCGCTGCTCGGCTACGGCGTCGGCTACCGCGTGATCGCGTCGGCTCGAACGCTGTTCGCGTAA
- a CDS encoding dipeptide epimerase — translation MSLETEFERVSLPLEDPFTISRGTQTEAENVIVRIADDAGMTGVGGAAPAAHYGETAATVEAVLPDLLAVVEAVDDPHAIREIESEMAAAIGDNPAARAAVSIAVHDLAAKRLGVPLYRLWGLDPSTAPATSYTIGLDETERVREKAAAAVDAGYPILKIKLGTDRDRELIDAVREAAPDARLRVDANEAWTPREAVEKSEWLAGRDVEFVEQPVPAEDPEGLRFVYERSALPIAADESCVTLEDVPAVADRCDIANLKLMKTGGLPEARRMIAAARAHGLEVMCGCMIESNASIAAAAQLAPLLDYADLDGSLLLAEDPYDGTGMEGGEIRLGGQERAGTGARLLSE, via the coding sequence ATGAGCCTCGAGACCGAGTTCGAGCGGGTCTCGCTCCCCCTCGAGGACCCGTTCACGATCTCGCGCGGCACGCAGACCGAGGCCGAGAACGTGATCGTCCGGATCGCGGACGACGCCGGGATGACCGGCGTCGGCGGGGCCGCCCCCGCGGCCCACTACGGCGAGACGGCCGCCACCGTCGAAGCGGTGCTCCCGGACCTCCTCGCGGTCGTCGAGGCGGTCGATGATCCGCACGCGATCCGCGAGATCGAGTCGGAGATGGCGGCCGCGATCGGCGACAACCCGGCCGCCCGGGCCGCCGTCTCGATCGCCGTCCACGACCTCGCCGCGAAGCGGCTCGGCGTCCCGCTGTATCGGCTGTGGGGCCTCGACCCGTCGACCGCGCCGGCGACCTCCTACACGATCGGGCTCGACGAGACGGAGCGCGTGCGCGAGAAGGCCGCGGCGGCGGTCGACGCCGGCTACCCGATCCTCAAGATCAAGCTCGGGACCGACCGGGACCGCGAGCTGATCGACGCGGTGCGGGAGGCCGCTCCCGACGCCCGGCTCCGCGTCGACGCGAACGAGGCGTGGACCCCCCGCGAAGCGGTCGAGAAGAGCGAGTGGCTCGCCGGCCGCGACGTGGAGTTCGTCGAGCAGCCGGTGCCCGCCGAGGACCCCGAGGGCCTCCGGTTCGTCTACGAGCGCTCCGCGCTCCCGATCGCCGCCGACGAGTCGTGCGTGACGCTCGAAGACGTCCCCGCGGTCGCCGACCGCTGCGACATCGCGAACCTGAAGCTGATGAAGACCGGCGGCCTGCCGGAGGCGCGGCGGATGATCGCCGCGGCGCGCGCCCACGGGCTGGAAGTGATGTGCGGCTGCATGATCGAGTCGAACGCGTCGATCGCGGCGGCCGCGCAGCTCGCGCCGCTCCTCGATTACGCCGACCTCGACGGCTCGCTGCTGCTCGCGGAGGACCCGTACGACGGGACCGGAATGGAAGGCGGAGAGATCCGACTCGGAGGGCAGGAACGGGCGGGGACCGGAGCGCGGCTGCTGTCGGAGTAA